From the Lathyrus oleraceus cultivar Zhongwan6 chromosome 4, CAAS_Psat_ZW6_1.0, whole genome shotgun sequence genome, one window contains:
- the LOC127138542 gene encoding probable xyloglucan endotransglucosylase/hydrolase protein 23, which produces MAFIHSSTVTFLPSLLLFLSFITAYAAGNFYQNFDITWGDGRANILDNGQLLTLSLDKASGSGFQSKNEYLFGNIDMQLKLVPGNSAGTVTAYYLSSKGSNWDEIDFEFLGNVSGQPYILHTNVFSQGKGNREQQFYLWFDPTADFHTYSILWNPHHIIFSVDGTAIREFKNMESKGVAFPKNQAMRIYSSLWNADDWATRGGLVKTDWNEGPFIASYRNFNADASSSNAWYSQQLDSTSKERLSWVQKNYMIYNYCNDTKRFPQGLPTECTAS; this is translated from the exons ATGGCCTTTATTCATTCTTCAACCGTCACTTTCCTCCCATCTCTATTGCTATTTCTTTCATTCATTACAGCATATGCAGCGGGGAATTTCTACCAGAATTTTGATATTACTTGGGGAGATGGTCGTGCCAACATACTCGACAATGGCCAACTTCTCACTCTTTCTCTCGACAAAGCCTCTGGTTCTGGATTTCAATCCAAGAATGAATATCTCTTCGGCAACATTGATATGCAGCTCAAGCTTGTACCTGGAAATTCTGCAGGCACCGTCACTGCTTACTAT TTATCTTCAAAAGGATCAAACTGGGATGAGATTGATTTTGAATTCTTGGGAAATGTAAGTGGACAACCATACATTCTTCATACCAATGTGTTCAGTCAAGGAAAAGGAAATAGAGAGCAACAGTTCTATCTATGGTTTGATCCAACTGCTGATTTCCACACCTATTCCATTCTCTGGAATCCTCACCATATTAT TTTTTCAGTGGATGGAACAGCTATAAGAGAATTCAAGAACATGGAATCAAAAGGAGTTGCATTTCCAAAGAATCAAGCAATGAGAATATATTCAAGTCTATGGAATGCGGATGATTGGGCAACAAGAGGAGGTCTTGTGAAAACAGATTGGAATGAAGGTCCATTCATAGCATCATACAGAAATTTCAATGCAGATGCTTCATCGTCCAATGCTTGGTATTCCCAACAGTTGGATTCAACAAGTAAAGAGAGATTGAGTTGGGTTCAAAAGAATTACATGATTTATAATTATTGCAATGACACCAAAAGATTTCCTCAAGGCCTTCCAACTGAGTGCACTGCATCCTAA